The sequence GACATCCTGACCGAGATGCACCGCAAGGTGCGCCAGGTGCTGCCGACCGGCCGCTTCGTGGCGCTGGCCTTCGTGGCGGTCGATTTCGTCAATTGCCGCATCGAGGTGTGGAACGGCGGCATCCCCGAGCTGCGCCTGTTCGACGAGCAAGGCGGCCTGCTCAAGCGCTGGCCCTCGCGCCACCTGCCGCTCGGCATCCTGCCGGTCGACGCGCTCGATCTGGAGACCGAACGACATACCTTCCAGGGGCGCGGCAACCTGGTGCTGTGCTCGGACGGCCTGCTCGAGGCGCGCAACGACGCCGGCGAGGCGTTCGGCCTGTCGCGGCTGGCGCTGGCCTGCGCCGGCTGGCCGGCCGAAGAGGCGCTCGACCGCACCATCACCTCGCTGTCCGATTTCCTGGCCGGCGCGCACTGCCACGACGACGTCTCGCTGGCCATCGTCGATATCGACCCGGCCGCCGTACGGCCGCTGCCCGAGCCGACCGGCCTCGAGCGCGTGCCGCAGATGCCGAGCGAGGCGCGCTGGCGCTACAGCATGTCGCTGGGGCCGGACGAACTGCGTTCGCTGCACACCGTGCCGCTGATCATGGGCTTCGTGAACCAGGTCCGGCCGCTGGCGAACCACCATGCCGACATCTTCCTGATCCTGACCGAGCTGTTCGTCAACGCGCTCGATCATGGCCTGCTGCAGCTGTCGTCGTCGCTCAAGCGCGACGCCGACGGCATGGAGCAATACCTGCTCGAGCGCAGCCTGCGCCTGGCCGCGTTGCGCGAAGGGCGCATCGAGGTCGAACTGGCCGGCTACGACCTGGCCGGCCGCACCATGCTGGTGGTCCGGGTGTCCGATTCGGGCCAGGGCTTCGACAGCGCCTGGCTCGGTGCGCCGGACGTGCGCCGGCCGAGCGGCCGCGGCATCACGCTGGTGCGCGCGCTGTGCGCCTCGTTGCATTACTTCGGCAATGGCAATACCGTCGAGGCTTGCTACCTGCCGCGCGACGCTTCATGACCCATATCCAGCGCCCAGCGGGCCGGCCGCGCGAAGGCGCGTCCGAACCGCTGGAAATCCCGCCCAGCCATACCGCCGACGTGGTCCTGCCGATCGCGGGCAAGCCGGCCCGCGGTCCGGCCCAGCCCCTGATCATCGTCGGCGCCTCGACCGGCGGCACCGAGGCGCTCAAGCACTTCCTGCTGCCCTTGCCGGCCAATTCGCCGCCGGTGCTGATCGCCCAGCACATGCCCGAGATGTTCACCGCGCCGTTCGCGGCCCGGCTCGATACCTTGTGCAAGCTGCGGGTCAAGGAGGCCGAGCAGGGCGAGCGGGTGCTGCCCGGCAACGTCTACATCGCGCCGGGGCATTCCCACCTGTTGCTCGGCCTTGCCGGCGGCCACTACGTCTGCGAGCTGTCGCAGGCGCCGCCGGTCAATCGCCACCGGCCCTCGGTCGACGTGCTGTTCCGCTCGGCCGCCAACAATGCCGGCCGTCATGCGATCGGCGTGATCCTGACCGGCATGGGGCGCGACGGCGCCGCCGGCATGCTGGAGATGAAACGCGCCGGCAGCTTCAACTTCGCCCAGGACGAAGCGAGCTGCGTGGTGTTCGGCATGCCCAAGGAGGCGATCGCGCTCGGCGGCGTGGACGAGGTCGCGCCGCTGACCGAGCTGCCCGGCCGCATCCTGGCTCATCTGCGCTCCGGCGCGCATGGCAAGGGCGACGGCTGAGTCGGTCCGGGTTCCGCTCCCTCGCAGTGGATTTTCTTCCGCGTTCGTTCGACTTGGACGCGTCGCAGCGCCTATCCTTTTCCCATACGTTTCCCAGAAAGCCGCCATGCCCGCATTGCCCATCCTGATCGTCGAGGACGACAACGACCTGCGCGAGGCGCTGACCGATACGTTGGAGCTGGCTGGCTACCAGATCGTCTCGGCCGCCGACGGCGAGGAGGGATTGGCGCAACTGGCGACGCGCAAGGTCGGCCTGGTGCTGTCGGACGTGCAGATGCAGCCGATGGATGGCGAGACGCTGCTGCGCCGCGTCAAGGTCGAGCATCCGCACATCCCAGTGGTGCTGATGACCGCTTATGGCGTGATCGAGAAGGCGGTGGCCGCGCTGCATGCCGGCGCCGCCCACTACCTGCCCAAGCCGTTCGAGCCCGACGACCTGCTCGCCACGGTGGCCAAGTACATGCTGCCGGCGGTCGACGACGACGCGGTGATCGCCGAACACCCCGGCATGCTGCGACTGTTGGACATGGCCCAGCGGGTGGCGCAGTCCGAGGCGGCAGTGATGATCACCGGCGAGAGCGGTACCGGCAAGGAAGTGCTGGCACGCTATATCCATCGCCATTCCGGGCGCGCCAGCGGCCCTTTCGTGGCGATCAACTGCGCGGCGATTCCGGAACAATTGCTCGAGTCGACGCTGTTCGGCCACGAGAAGGGCGCCTTCACCGGCGCGGCCAACCAGCACATCGGCAAGTTCGAGCAGGCCGACGGCGGCACGCTGCTGCTCGACGAAATCTCCGAGATGCCGCTGGAGCTGCAGGCCAAGCTGCTGCGCGTGCTGCAGGAGCGCGAGGTCGAGCGCGTCGGCGGCAAGAAACCGGTACCGATCGACATCCGGGTGCTGTCGACCTCGAACCGCGACATGCCGACCGAGGTGGCGGCCGGCCGCTTCCGCGAAGATCTCTACTACCGGCTCAACGTATTCCCGCTGATGCTGCCGGCGCTGCGCGAGCGGCCCGACGATATCGTGCTGCTGGCACGGGCCATGCTTTCTAGGCATGCGGCATCGAGCAAGCGCAGGGTGCCCACGGTGAGTCCGGCCGCTGCAGCGGCCCTGACGGCGCACCGCTGGGAGGGCAATATCCGCGAGCTCGAGAACGTGATGCAGCGCGCGCTGATCATGGCGCCCGGCGACGAGATCGAGCCGGAGCATCTGTTCTTGCCGGCTCCGCGCCGGCAGTCGTTGCCGCCGGCGGCAATAATTGCCGGTGGGGCGCCGGTCGCCGCGGTGCCGTTGCCGGTGACGGCAGAGGTCGAAGCACCGCCGGTGGCCGTGGCTTCGGCCCCGCCGGTGACCGACATCAAGTCGCTCGAGCGCCAGCACATCCTGGACACGCTCAGGGCGGCCGGCGGGGTCAGGAAGCTTGCAGCGGAGAAGCTCGGCATGAGCGAGCGGACGCTGCGTTACAAGCTGCAGCAGTACCGGGAGGATGGTTGGCAGGAAGAATAGGACGCAGGATGGGGCGCAGGCCCGCTGATTGCTTGCTATTGTTCAGGCGAGCCACATACAATTTCGAGCAGTTTCGAGGTGCATCATGAGCGTGCAAGGGTTAGACAACTTGCTGGGTGAATTGAAGGTCATGTCCGCCAAGGCGGCGGGCCAGACTTCGTCCACCGCCGAGACCCAGGGCGAGGGTTCCGACTTCGCATCGGTGCTCAAGGCGTCGCTGGACCAGGTCAACCAGATGCAACTCGATTCGCAGGCCAAGCAACAGGCGTTCGAAACGGGCGATCCCAATGCCAACCTGCAAGATGTGATGGTCTCGCTCCAGAAGGCGAGCCTGTCTTTCCAGACTATGGTGCAGGTTCGTAACAAGCTGGTGTCCGCTTACCAGGAAGTTATGAACATGCAGGTGTGATTTCGCCTGATATATGGATGATGCGGTCGTAGCCGTCGACAATCGAGACCTATCCCAGGGTGAGCGGCCCAGCCTCATCCAGCGCTTCAATCAGCTTCCGAATCCACGCAAGATCCTCGCCATCGCCGTCGCCGCCGCCCTCGTGGCGGCGGCTGTCATTGCAGTGCTGTGGGCGCGCGACCCCGGCTACAAGATCCTGTTCGCCAACGTGTCCGACAAGGACGGCGGCCAGATCATCCAGACCCTGCAGCAGCTCAACGTTCCCTACAAGCTCGAAGCCGGCGGCGTGATCTCGGTGCCGGCCGAGTTCGTCCACAGCGCGCGGCTGCAGCTCGCCTCGCAAGGCCTGCCCAAGGGCGGCACGGTCGGCTTCGAGCTGCTCGACAACCAGAAATTCGGCATCAGCCAGTTCGGCGAGCAGGTGAATTACCAGCGCGCGGTGGAGGGCGAGCTCGCCCGTTCGATCGAGTCGCTGTCGGCGGTCGCCTCGGCGCGCGTGCACCTGGCCATGCCCAAGCAGACCGTCTTCCTGCGCGAGCAGCAGAAGCCGACCGCCTCGGTGCTGCTGACGCTGCACCCGGGCCGCGCGCTCGACGGTGCGCAGATCGCCGGCATCATCCATCTGGTGTCCAGCAGCATTCCCGACCTGCCGATCAAGAACGTCACCGTGGTCGACCAGGACGGCAACCTGCTGTCCAACATGCCCGACCTGCTCAACGGCCCGAACGGCTCGCTGAACCAGCGCCAGATGGCCATGGTGCACCAGCAGGAAGAGCTGTTGTCCGAACGCATCCAGAAGATCCTCGAGCCCATCGTCGGCGCCGACAACGTCAAGGCCGAGGTGACGGTGCAGATGGACTTCTCCGAGGTCGAGCAGGCCACCGAGAGCTTCAAGCCGAATTCGCCGCCCAACGCCGCCGCGATCCGCAGCGAGCAGACCGCCGAAGGCACCGGCAGCACGCCGGCCCAGCCCTCGGGCGTGCCGGGCGCGCTGTCCAACCAGCCGCCGGGCGCGGCCAGCGCGCCGATCACGCTGCCCAATCCGCCGGGAGCGACCGTCAACACCACGCCTGGCGCCAGCTCGCACAAGGAGCTGACGCGCAACTACGAGGTCGACAAGACGGTCCAGCACATGCGCCAGCAGACGCCGCTGCTCAAGCGCGTCAATGCCGCCGTGGTGGTCAACTTCAAGCGCGTGCAGCAGAAGGACGGCGGCGTGAAGTCGGTGCCGCTGACCCAGGCCGAGATCAACCAAGTGACCAACCTGGTGCAGGAAGCGATCGGCTACAACCGCGAGCGCGGCGACTCGGTCAAGGTGGTCAACGCCGCCTTCGCCGACCGCATTCTCGACATCGCCGGCAAGTCCTTCCTCGAGAAACTGACCGAATACCTGATCACTCACACCGCCGACATCGTCAAGGTGATCCTGATCGCGCTGGTGCTGGCCTACCTGCTGTTCGGCGTGGTGCGGCCGATCCTGCGCGACGTGATCCGGCCGAAGCAGGAGCAGCGCGCGGCGCTGGCCGGCGAGGAGGGCGCGGTGTCGCTCACCGCCGAGGAACTGGCGCAGTCCGAGGTCGAGGCCGAAGTCGTCGCCGAGGCCGAGGCCAGCGCGCAGATGGCCGCGTTCAGCGAGCTGCTGCAGCGTTCCAAGGAAATGGCCAAGGAAGATCCGCGCATGGTGGCCACCATCATCCGCGAATGGCTCAACGCCGATCCGTCCGACCAGAAGGCGAACTGAGGCGGCGATGCGGACCACGCCATCGCCGGGCCGGCAGCGTCTGGACCAGTTGATCGAACGCGCCCGCGCCGTGGCCCGCCGTGACCCGGGCGGCGCCGCCGCCGTGCTGCGCGGCTGGACGGCAGATACCAACAGGAGCCGGCATGGCCAGCAATGAAGAAGCGGTCCGCCGCAGCGCCATTCTCTTGATGAGCCTGGGCGAAGAGGCGGCGGTCGAAGTGTTCAAGTACCTCGGCCCGAAGGAAGTGCAGAAGATCGGCCTCGCCATGGCCAGCATGGACAACGTCACGCGCGAGCAGGTCGAGGAGGTGGTGACCGACTTCCTGGCCTCGACCATGAACCGCGCCAACTTCGGCGCCGCCGACGAGTACATCCGCTCGGTGCTGACCAAGGCGCTCGGTTCGGACAAGGCGGCCAACCTGCTCGACCGCATCCTGCAGGGCGGCGACAACACCGGCATCGAGGCGCTCAAGTGGATGGATTCGGTCGCGGTGGCCGAGCTGATCAAGAACGAGCACCCGCAGATCATCGCCACCATCCTGGTCCACCTCGAGCCGGACCAGGTATCGGAAATCCTCAACCAGTTCGTCGAGCGGCTGCGCAACGACGTGCTGCTGCGCATCGCCACGCTCGAAGGCGTGCAGCCGACCGCGCTGCGCGAGCTCAACGACGTGCTGACCCAGCTCTTGTCGGGCGCCGACCGGGTCAAGAAGTCGGCCATGGGCGGCGAGGGCATGGCGGCCGAGATCCTCAACTTCATGGGCGGGGTGGTCGAGGCGTCGGCCATCAACGCGATCCGCGAATACGACCCGGAACTGGCCCAGCGCATCCAGGACAAGATGTTCACCTTCGAGAACCTGATCGACGTCGACGACCGCGGCATCCAGCTGCTGTTGCGCGAGATCTCGTCCGAATCGCTGATCATCGCCATGAAGGGCACCAGCGAGGTGCTGCGCAACAAGATCTTCAAGAACATGTCGCAGCGCGCGGCCGAGATGCTGCGCGACGATTTCGAGGCCAAGGGCGCGGTCAAGGTGTCCGAGGTCGAAGCCGAGCAGCGCGAGATCCTCAAGGTGGTGCGCCGGCTGGCCGACGAGGGCCAGGTCGCCATCGCCAAGGGCGGTAGCGAAGGCTTCGTCGAGTAAGGGTGAGCTGCGATGAAAGCCTGGGGTAGCAAGAAGATTTTCCGGCGCGAGGAATTGCCGCCGCTCGAGCCCTGGCAGGTCGACCATTTCGGCGGCGCCTCGGTGCAGCGGCCGCATCTGTTCCGCGAGGAACCGCCGCCTCCGCCCGAATACGAGCCGACCATCGTGGCCGAGGAGCCGGATGCCGGTGTGCCCGAACCGGAGCCGGCCGGGCCGACCGCGCCGATGATCGGCGTGAACGAGCTCGAGGCGCTGAAGACCTCGGCGCGCGACGAGGGCTTCCAGGCCGGCCATGCCGCCGGCCAGGAGGCCGGCTATGCCGAGGGCGAGCAGGCCGGCCGCGAAGCCGGCTACGCCGCCGGTTTCGAAGCAGGCCAGCAGAAGGGGCGCGACGCGGCGAACGCCGAGGTGGCCCGCTTCCAGGCGCTGCTCGCCCATCTCGACGCCGCGGTCGTCGGCTACGAGACCGGCCTGGCCAAACCCATCCTCGACATCGCGCTGGCGGTGGCCCGCCAGATGCTGCGCGGGACGCTGGCGGCCGAGCCCGAGCGCGTGCTGACCGTGATCCGCGACGCGATCAATGCCTTGCCCGAACTGCAGGGGCCGCTGCGGCTGGAGCTGCATCCCGACGACCTGGCGCTGGTGCAGACGCTGCTCGGCGGCGAAACGACGCCCGGCAACTGGCGGCTCGAGCCGAACCCAGACATTGAGCGCGGCGGCTGCCGCATCGGCAACGCCAACGTCGAGGTCGACCTGAC is a genomic window of Chitinimonas koreensis containing:
- the fliF gene encoding flagellar basal-body MS-ring/collar protein FliF; translation: MDDAVVAVDNRDLSQGERPSLIQRFNQLPNPRKILAIAVAAALVAAAVIAVLWARDPGYKILFANVSDKDGGQIIQTLQQLNVPYKLEAGGVISVPAEFVHSARLQLASQGLPKGGTVGFELLDNQKFGISQFGEQVNYQRAVEGELARSIESLSAVASARVHLAMPKQTVFLREQQKPTASVLLTLHPGRALDGAQIAGIIHLVSSSIPDLPIKNVTVVDQDGNLLSNMPDLLNGPNGSLNQRQMAMVHQQEELLSERIQKILEPIVGADNVKAEVTVQMDFSEVEQATESFKPNSPPNAAAIRSEQTAEGTGSTPAQPSGVPGALSNQPPGAASAPITLPNPPGATVNTTPGASSHKELTRNYEVDKTVQHMRQQTPLLKRVNAAVVVNFKRVQQKDGGVKSVPLTQAEINQVTNLVQEAIGYNRERGDSVKVVNAAFADRILDIAGKSFLEKLTEYLITHTADIVKVILIALVLAYLLFGVVRPILRDVIRPKQEQRAALAGEEGAVSLTAEELAQSEVEAEVVAEAEASAQMAAFSELLQRSKEMAKEDPRMVATIIREWLNADPSDQKAN
- the fliE gene encoding flagellar hook-basal body complex protein FliE, which translates into the protein MSVQGLDNLLGELKVMSAKAAGQTSSTAETQGEGSDFASVLKASLDQVNQMQLDSQAKQQAFETGDPNANLQDVMVSLQKASLSFQTMVQVRNKLVSAYQEVMNMQV
- a CDS encoding chemotaxis protein CheB, which translates into the protein MTHIQRPAGRPREGASEPLEIPPSHTADVVLPIAGKPARGPAQPLIIVGASTGGTEALKHFLLPLPANSPPVLIAQHMPEMFTAPFAARLDTLCKLRVKEAEQGERVLPGNVYIAPGHSHLLLGLAGGHYVCELSQAPPVNRHRPSVDVLFRSAANNAGRHAIGVILTGMGRDGAAGMLEMKRAGSFNFAQDEASCVVFGMPKEAIALGGVDEVAPLTELPGRILAHLRSGAHGKGDG
- a CDS encoding sigma-54-dependent transcriptional regulator → MPALPILIVEDDNDLREALTDTLELAGYQIVSAADGEEGLAQLATRKVGLVLSDVQMQPMDGETLLRRVKVEHPHIPVVLMTAYGVIEKAVAALHAGAAHYLPKPFEPDDLLATVAKYMLPAVDDDAVIAEHPGMLRLLDMAQRVAQSEAAVMITGESGTGKEVLARYIHRHSGRASGPFVAINCAAIPEQLLESTLFGHEKGAFTGAANQHIGKFEQADGGTLLLDEISEMPLELQAKLLRVLQEREVERVGGKKPVPIDIRVLSTSNRDMPTEVAAGRFREDLYYRLNVFPLMLPALRERPDDIVLLARAMLSRHAASSKRRVPTVSPAAAAALTAHRWEGNIRELENVMQRALIMAPGDEIEPEHLFLPAPRRQSLPPAAIIAGGAPVAAVPLPVTAEVEAPPVAVASAPPVTDIKSLERQHILDTLRAAGGVRKLAAEKLGMSERTLRYKLQQYREDGWQEE
- the fliH gene encoding flagellar assembly protein FliH, yielding MKAWGSKKIFRREELPPLEPWQVDHFGGASVQRPHLFREEPPPPPEYEPTIVAEEPDAGVPEPEPAGPTAPMIGVNELEALKTSARDEGFQAGHAAGQEAGYAEGEQAGREAGYAAGFEAGQQKGRDAANAEVARFQALLAHLDAAVVGYETGLAKPILDIALAVARQMLRGTLAAEPERVLTVIRDAINALPELQGPLRLELHPDDLALVQTLLGGETTPGNWRLEPNPDIERGGCRIGNANVEVDLTLATRWQRVVESLGRQDGWGGGS
- a CDS encoding ATP-binding SpoIIE family protein phosphatase — translated: MKILLADDAEVVRLMIGRFVESLGHELLLASDGVEAVERCVAFQPDMVLMDMLMPRMDGPEAGREIKIRMGERWVPIILVTAVEEVGKLADAMEIGADDYLLKPVNFRILEAKIKAIERTVALNRKVREQSAKLAEYYDRAEEEKRVARHLMEQLVSHERLSDPQLHYWIAPAESLSGDLVAAARTPGQVMHLMLADGIGHGLTAALNVLPLTQPFYAMTERGFTLTDILTEMHRKVRQVLPTGRFVALAFVAVDFVNCRIEVWNGGIPELRLFDEQGGLLKRWPSRHLPLGILPVDALDLETERHTFQGRGNLVLCSDGLLEARNDAGEAFGLSRLALACAGWPAEEALDRTITSLSDFLAGAHCHDDVSLAIVDIDPAAVRPLPEPTGLERVPQMPSEARWRYSMSLGPDELRSLHTVPLIMGFVNQVRPLANHHADIFLILTELFVNALDHGLLQLSSSLKRDADGMEQYLLERSLRLAALREGRIEVELAGYDLAGRTMLVVRVSDSGQGFDSAWLGAPDVRRPSGRGITLVRALCASLHYFGNGNTVEACYLPRDAS
- the fliG gene encoding flagellar motor switch protein FliG, with protein sequence MASNEEAVRRSAILLMSLGEEAAVEVFKYLGPKEVQKIGLAMASMDNVTREQVEEVVTDFLASTMNRANFGAADEYIRSVLTKALGSDKAANLLDRILQGGDNTGIEALKWMDSVAVAELIKNEHPQIIATILVHLEPDQVSEILNQFVERLRNDVLLRIATLEGVQPTALRELNDVLTQLLSGADRVKKSAMGGEGMAAEILNFMGGVVEASAINAIREYDPELAQRIQDKMFTFENLIDVDDRGIQLLLREISSESLIIAMKGTSEVLRNKIFKNMSQRAAEMLRDDFEAKGAVKVSEVEAEQREILKVVRRLADEGQVAIAKGGSEGFVE